In one window of Methanolobus mangrovi DNA:
- a CDS encoding CPBP family intramembrane glutamic endopeptidase — MKLRDIVDWNVYWLLFVVAEFTLFLALPYSISIAGDAIYDFGVSLPIVLATQFAQATILFLVSIFTGLYLGNKVGLEVPILKSLLEGNGLPESFAPTMKLSLLLGALLGTVIFILDWFVFSMFTEPLITRLMAPPLWERVMYSFYAGIVEEIVLRFFLMTLLVWISWKIKKTSDNRPTNVGVWLAIFIVSLIYGLGYLASSSSMDMERMHIMGIILLNGIAGIVFGWLYWKKGLEASIIANLTASLVLFVVLGSFF, encoded by the coding sequence ATGAAACTCAGGGATATTGTAGATTGGAATGTTTACTGGCTATTGTTCGTGGTAGCTGAGTTCACCCTGTTTTTAGCTCTGCCCTATTCTATTTCGATAGCAGGTGATGCGATATATGATTTTGGTGTTTCATTGCCCATAGTCCTGGCAACCCAGTTTGCCCAGGCTACAATACTTTTTTTAGTATCCATTTTTACAGGATTATACCTTGGTAATAAAGTCGGGCTGGAAGTTCCCATTCTAAAATCTCTGTTAGAAGGCAACGGTCTGCCTGAAAGCTTTGCACCTACTATGAAATTATCCTTGTTACTTGGTGCTCTTTTAGGCACCGTCATCTTTATTCTGGACTGGTTCGTTTTTTCAATGTTCACCGAACCTTTGATAACCCGCTTAATGGCTCCACCTTTATGGGAACGGGTCATGTATTCATTCTATGCAGGTATTGTGGAAGAAATAGTATTGAGATTTTTCCTGATGACACTTCTTGTCTGGATATCATGGAAAATAAAAAAGACGTCAGATAACAGGCCCACAAACGTAGGTGTCTGGTTAGCAATATTTATAGTCAGCCTGATCTATGGTCTTGGGTATCTGGCATCATCCTCATCAATGGATATGGAACGAATGCATATTATGGGTATTATCTTATTGAACGGAATAGCCGGAATCGTATTTGGATGGCTATACTGGAAAAAGGGACTTGAGGCTTCGATCATAGCAAACCTGACAGCAAGTTTAGTACTATTTGTCGTTCTTGGTTCATTCTTCTGA
- a CDS encoding ribulose-bisphosphate carboxylase, with product MSSIHDDLIKSLNSKQEAYVNLELPDPTNGEYLLSVFHMVPGGKFNVLQAAAEVAAESSTGTNFKVTTETPFSRTMNALVYQLDLERELIWIAYPWRLFDRGGNVQNILTYIVGNILGMKEVAALKLLDVWFPPSMLEQYDGPSYTVDDMRKYLNVYDRPILGTIIKPKMGLTSAEYAEVCYDFWAGGGDFVKNDEPQANQDFCPYDKMVKHVKEAMDKAVKETGEKKVHSFNVSAADFDTMIERCEMIINAGFEPGSYAFLIDGITAGWMAVQTLRRRYPDVFIHFHRAAHGAFTRPENPLGFSVLVLSKFARLAGASGIHTGTAGVGKMKGTPEEDVVAAHGIQYLSSNGHFFKQSWTKIPETDKDAIGLVNEDLAHHVILEDDSWRGMKKCCPIVSGGLNPIRLKPFIDVMENVDFITTMGSGVHAHPGGTRAGAMALVQACDAYLKNIDIAEYAKDHEELAQAIEYFTKASKESM from the coding sequence ATGAGTTCAATTCATGATGATCTGATCAAGTCCCTTAACTCCAAACAGGAAGCGTATGTAAACCTGGAGTTACCAGACCCGACAAACGGAGAATATCTCCTTAGTGTATTTCACATGGTGCCCGGAGGTAAGTTCAATGTTTTGCAGGCTGCCGCTGAGGTTGCTGCTGAATCCTCTACAGGTACTAATTTTAAAGTAACCACGGAAACTCCTTTTTCCAGAACAATGAATGCATTGGTCTACCAACTTGACCTGGAAAGAGAACTTATATGGATAGCCTATCCATGGAGACTTTTTGACAGGGGAGGCAATGTCCAGAACATCCTTACATATATTGTAGGAAACATCCTTGGAATGAAGGAAGTGGCAGCATTGAAACTGCTGGATGTCTGGTTCCCGCCATCGATGCTTGAGCAGTATGACGGTCCTAGCTACACTGTTGATGATATGAGGAAATACCTGAATGTGTATGACAGGCCCATCCTTGGAACTATCATAAAGCCTAAGATGGGACTTACTTCAGCAGAATATGCAGAAGTATGTTATGATTTCTGGGCAGGAGGTGGGGATTTTGTCAAGAATGACGAGCCTCAGGCTAACCAGGATTTCTGTCCATATGACAAGATGGTAAAACACGTAAAAGAGGCCATGGATAAGGCGGTCAAAGAAACCGGAGAGAAAAAGGTTCACTCTTTCAATGTTTCAGCTGCTGATTTTGACACCATGATCGAAAGATGTGAAATGATAATCAATGCAGGGTTTGAACCTGGAAGTTATGCATTTCTCATTGACGGAATAACTGCCGGATGGATGGCTGTGCAAACGCTCAGGCGAAGATACCCGGATGTTTTCATTCACTTCCACAGGGCAGCCCATGGAGCTTTTACCAGACCGGAAAACCCACTGGGATTCTCAGTATTGGTTTTATCCAAATTCGCAAGGCTTGCCGGTGCTTCAGGAATCCATACGGGAACTGCCGGTGTCGGTAAGATGAAAGGGACCCCTGAAGAGGATGTTGTTGCTGCACATGGTATCCAGTATCTCAGTTCAAATGGTCATTTCTTCAAGCAAAGCTGGACAAAGATACCGGAAACAGATAAGGATGCAATAGGTCTTGTGAATGAGGATCTGGCACACCATGTTATCCTTGAGGACGACAGCTGGAGGGGTATGAAGAAATGCTGTCCTATAGTTTCAGGAGGACTGAATCCTATAAGATTGAAACCTTTTATTGATGTAATGGAGAATGTGGATTTCATAACAACAATGGGTTCCGGTGTCCACGCTCATCCCGGTGGAACCCGTGCAGGTGCAATGGCTCTGGTACAGGCATGCGATGCTTATCTTAAGAACATTGACATTGCAGAATATGCTAAGGACCATGAAGAACTGGCACAGGCTATCGAGTATTTCACAAAGGCATCAAAAGAGTCAATGTAA